The proteins below are encoded in one region of Qipengyuania sp. HL-TH1:
- a CDS encoding SDR family NAD(P)-dependent oxidoreductase — protein sequence MSEFGFESTADEVLAGHDLNGRTALVTGGYSGLGKETARAMAAKGAHVILAGRDATKLSAAADEIAEGTGARVDTLVCDLASLDSVRAAAKDAANRFDKIDLLINNAGVMASPLDRTADGFEMQFGTNHVGHFLLTNLLMPLIERGEAPRIVNLSSRGHHIDRMHFDDPNYEQRDYDKWEAYGQSKTANILFSVGLERRLADKGIHAYAVHPGGIMTNLGRHMTEQDREWMMERMRKSAEETGQPGQGFKTIPQGAATTCWAATSDAVAGSGGLYCEDCHVADQDDASPMGGVRSYALDPDSAEQLWAMSEDLVGERFAY from the coding sequence ATGAGCGAGTTCGGGTTCGAAAGCACGGCCGACGAGGTCCTTGCAGGGCACGATCTGAACGGGCGGACCGCGCTGGTCACGGGCGGATATTCGGGGCTCGGGAAGGAAACCGCGCGGGCAATGGCGGCCAAGGGTGCGCATGTCATCCTGGCTGGGCGCGATGCGACCAAGCTGTCCGCCGCCGCCGACGAGATTGCCGAGGGAACCGGCGCGAGGGTGGACACGCTCGTCTGCGACCTCGCCTCGCTCGACAGCGTGCGCGCGGCAGCCAAGGATGCCGCCAATCGCTTCGACAAGATCGACCTGCTGATCAACAATGCGGGGGTGATGGCTTCCCCGCTCGATCGCACCGCCGACGGTTTCGAAATGCAGTTCGGCACCAACCATGTCGGTCATTTCCTGCTGACCAATCTGCTCATGCCCCTGATCGAACGGGGCGAGGCCCCGCGCATCGTCAATTTGTCGAGCCGCGGCCACCATATCGACCGCATGCATTTCGACGATCCCAATTACGAGCAGCGCGATTACGACAAATGGGAGGCCTACGGGCAGTCGAAGACCGCCAACATCCTGTTCTCGGTCGGGCTGGAACGAAGGCTCGCGGACAAGGGCATCCATGCCTATGCGGTGCATCCGGGCGGGATCATGACCAACCTCGGACGCCACATGACCGAGCAGGACCGCGAATGGATGATGGAGCGGATGCGCAAGTCGGCCGAGGAAACGGGCCAGCCGGGTCAGGGCTTCAAGACCATTCCGCAGGGGGCCGCGACCACCTGCTGGGCGGCGACGAGCGACGCGGTTGCCGGTAGCGGCGGGCTGTATTGCGAGGATTGCCATGTCGCCGACCAAGACGATGCAAGCCCGATGGGCGGCGTGCGCAGCTATGCACTCGACCCCGACAGCGCCGAACAGCTGTGGGCGATGAGCGAGGACCTGGTCGGCGAACGTTTCGCTTACTGA